One Candidatus Rokuibacteriota bacterium genomic window, ACGGCGACCAGGCCACGGTACGGACCAAGATCATCACCAGGCAAGGCGCCGAGTTTTACGTGGACTACCGCCTGCTCCGGCGCGGGGATCGATGGCACGTCTACGACGTCACGTTCGAAGGCGTGAGCCTCGTCGCGAGTTACCGCGCCCAGTTCAATCGGATCATCCGCACCTCCTCCTATCAGGAGCTCGTCAAGCGGCTCAAGGCCAAGCAGGAAGAGTTCACAGCTCGAGACCAGGTTCCGGGTCGCTGGATCGCCCGGTTGCTCGCGATCCTGAGTCTGCTCGGCCACGACCGGCGGGCGAGAGCGGCTGGTGGCGCAGGGGTGCCCACCCCCAGCAGCCCGAGCGAGGTCGTCTCGACGAAGGGGACCTCCGCGGGCGCCAACGTGGTAGGCGTCAGGCCCTAGGCGACGATCTCCTTCTCCTTGAAGGTCTCGGGGCCGAAGAAGAAGATCTGTTTTTCCGGCGCCTTGCTTAGAGCCAGCCCACTCCTGGCCGCTCTCATCGCCAAGCTCTATACCACGAGGCATCGAGCCCGGGACCTCGATGCCACCACCGCGGGCGTTCTCGACGAAAGCCTGAAGCGGTTTACGCTGGTACCTGAATGGTTTCGCCAGTCGAACCGGAATCCGGGTGGCGATGGACTTCCCCGAGGAGCTGACGCGGCTGCCGCGGGACGCCGAGATCGCGCTGTTCCGTATCGTGCAGGAAAGCCTCACGAACATCTTTCGCCACTCCGGAAGCCCGCTCGCGAGGGTCCGCCTCACCTCGGATCAAGAATGCCTGAGACTGGAAGTGGGCGATGAAGGCCGAGGGATGCCTCCAGGCGTCCTGGAGCGGGTGAAGACGGGCACCGGTGAGCTGGGTATCGGCATCGCCGGCATGCGTGAGCGGATGAGGCAGCTCGGTGGGCGTTTAGAAGTCACCTCGAGCAGCTCGGGCACCCTGGTCACGGCTATCCTGCCGCTCAACGAACGCGCTTAGAGATGGCTCAGGTGTGTGCCACCACAAAACGGAAGTGGTACGGGCTTGCCGAATCCCCGAGCACAACTTCGTTGTCGCCCTCCCGCAACGCGGCTCGGACCTTCCGGGTTCCTCCACCGAGCGGCGCGCCGTTGACGACCGTCCCGAGCCGACTGCCGCGATCGATGACAAAGCAGCGCGCCTCCACGCAGGTCAGCGTGCAGTGATTGCGCGAGACGAAGAAGGGCTCGCGGTCCGGGATCGCCAACTCGTTCTGGACGAGGGGATCCCTGGTGACGCGTCCGATCCGATACGGGAAGCGTTCGATCGATACGGGACGCCCGCGCAAGCTCTCCCGGGCCTGAGAGGTGAGCCCCTCGATAACTACCGTCGGCCTGCCAACTTCTGAGGGCGTCCACGCCTGAAAGGTATCGGCGTCTTTCCCAAGATGTGCGCGCACAACTTCCTGAGCCTTCGGCGTCTGGTCGGAGAGCTCGGCGACCAAT contains:
- a CDS encoding cyclic nucleotide-binding domain-containing protein, yielding MRRAGYARGEIIISEGTHTSEAYILERGSVEVYRTGPPEFRLAVLRPGETFGEMALITEQPRSASVRALEDVEVSVFSRDEFLETLRTDPGAALVLIRLLCERVRALNTLVAELSDQTPKAQEVVRAHLGKDADTFQAWTPSEVGRPTVVIEGLTSQARESLRGRPVSIERFPYRIGRVTRDPLVQNELAIPDREPFFVSRNHCTLTCVEARCFVIDRGSRLGTVVNGAPLGGGTRKVRAALREGDNEVVLGDSASPYHFRFVVAHT
- a CDS encoding ABC transporter substrate-binding protein, with translation MLPILVVVGLILWPLSAQAGAPTDQLRASIDKVTTLLEDPAPTKGGERRGAIRKVVHKTFDFAECAKRSLAGHWHARTDKERKEFTKLFGDLLDRWYLLIERYKGERIVYTGETIDGDQATVRTKIITRQGAEFYVDYRLLRRGDRWHVYDVTFEGVSLVASYRAQFNRIIRTSSYQELVKRLKAKQEEFTARDQVPGRWIARLLAILSLLGHDRRARAAGGAGVPTPSSPSEVVSTKGTSAGANVVGVRP